The Cucurbita pepo subsp. pepo cultivar mu-cu-16 chromosome LG08, ASM280686v2, whole genome shotgun sequence genome contains a region encoding:
- the LOC111801113 gene encoding alpha-mannosidase I MNS4 isoform X2 gives MFYHAFNGYMKHAFPLDELRPLSCEGEDSLGGYALTLIDSLDTLALLGDREQFAASVEWIGKNLRFDINKTVSIFETTIRVLGGLLSAHLIASDHTTGMKVASYENQLLDLAEDLARRLLPAFDTPTGIPFGSVNLLYGVDEHESKITSTAGGGTLTLEFGVLSRLTDDPIFEQVTKNAVRGLWARRSKLNLVGAHINVFTGEWTQKDAGIGTSIDSFYEYLLKAYLLFGDEEYLFIFQEAYGAAMHYLFNDPWYVEVNMDSAALVWPLFNSLQAFWPGLQVLAGDIDPAIRTHTAFFSVWKRYGFTPEGFNLATLSVQQGQKSYPLRPELIESTYWLYKATRNPRYLDAGRDMVASLQYGARCPCGYCHISDVEFHKQEDHMESFFLAETVKYLWLLFDLAAGPDNLVENGPYKYVFSTEGHLLPATPQISLVREHCSYLGAFCKSRVESESDAINNATSVEEAKHSFSEGTTSTETPPSSDFDELTSTTGLIRGFCPGLTHGQKFGMIYIGSTSTDDESVTETEAAQRHSTVVVTDHNSGHSTSDEKNVDNSQEHREEDVMNDPHSI, from the exons ATGTTTTATCATGCTTTCAATGGATACATGAAGCATGCTTTTCCTCTCGACGAATTAAGACCTCTGTCGTGTGAAGGAGAAGATTCACTTGGTGGTTATGCTTTGACTTTG ATTGATTCATTGGATACACTGGCCCTGCTTGGTGATCGGGAACAATTTGCTGCATCTGTTGAATGGATTGGTAAAAATCTTCGGTTCGATATA AATAAAACAGTATCTATCTTTGAGACGACAATTCGAGTTCTTGGAGGTTTACTTTCAGCTCATCTTATTGCAAGTGACCACACTACG GGTATGAAAGTTGCATCCTATGAGAATCAACTGCTTGACTTAGCAGAGGATCTGGCTCGAAGATTACTGCCTGCATTTGACACTCCTACAG GAATTCCATTTGGATCAGTTAACCTATTGTATGGAGTTGATGAACATGAAAGCAAG ATAACGTCAACAGCCGGTGGTGGGACCTTAACTTTGGAATTTGGTGTTCTTAGCCGTTTGACGGATGATCCAA TTTTTGAACAAGTAACAAAGAACGCAGTACGTGGACTGTGGGCACGCCGTTCAAAGCTTAATTTAGTTGGTGCACATATTAATGTTTTTACAGGTGAATGGACACAGAAG GATGCAGGTATTGGTACGAGCATTGATTCCTTCTATGAGTATTTACTGAAG GCTTACCTTTTGTTTGGAGACGAAGAGTACCTATTCATATTTCAAGAAGCATATGGGGCTGCTATGCATTATCTATTTAATGACCCTTG GTATGTTGAGGTAAATATGGATTCCGCTGCACTCGTCTGGCCATTATTCAACAGTTTGCAGGCATTCTGGCCAGGGCTTCAG GTTTTGGCAGGGGACATCGACCCTGCAATTCGAACACATACTGCATTCTTTAGTGTCTGGAAGAGATATGGATTTACACCTGAGGGTTTCAATCTTGCTACACTCAGTGTCCAg CAAGGGCAGAAAAGTTATCCACTTCGTCCAGAGTTAATAGAGAGCACTTATTGGCTCTACAAAGCCACGAGGAATCCCAG ATATCTTGATGCCGGACGGGACATGGTCGCCAGTTTGCAATATGGAGCCCGATGCCCATGTGGATATTGTCATATATCAGATGTTGAGTTTCACAAGCAAGAAGATCACATGGAAAGCTTCTTCCTTGCCGAAACG GTTAAATACTTGTGGCTTCTTTTTGACTTGGCTGCGGGCCCTGACAACCTTGTGGAAAATGGTCCATACAA GTATGTTTTTAGCACAGAGGGCCACTTGTTGCCTGCAACCCCTCAAATATCCCTAGTTAGGGAACATTGTTCATATCTTGGGGCTTTCTGTAAAAGTAGAGTGGAATCAGAATCTGATGCGATAAATAATGCAACCAGTGTTGAAGAAGCTAAACATTCATTCTCTGAGGGAACGACTTCAACAGAAACCCCACCAAGCTCTGATTTTGATGAGTTGACATCAACAACTGGGTTGATCAGG GGGTTCTGTCCAGGACTGACTCATGGGCAGAAGTTTGGTATGATATATATTGGGTCAACATCCACAGACGATGAGTCTGTTACTGAAACGGAAGCTGCCCAACGACATTCGACGGTGGTCGTAACCGATCATAATTCTGGTCATTCCACATCTGATGAAAAAAACGTTGATAATTCTCAGGAGCACAGGGAGGAGGATGTGATGAATGATCCTCATTCCATTTAA
- the LOC111799884 gene encoding auxin-responsive protein IAA4-like produces MAFEAGLNLDATELRLGPPGVDGNKQEPQSLRIINNKRPLLPESNQSSSASNISVSDDNLETPPPSKAQIVGWPPVQSFRRNSLQGKKTAAAATAAGESTGNYVKVSMDGAPYLRKIDLSLYKGYPELLQTLEDMFKFTVGEYSEREGYKGSEYVPTYEDKDGDWMLVGDVPWEMFMSSCKRLRIMKGSEAKGLGCVA; encoded by the exons ATGGCGTTTGAAGCTGGCCTCAACCTCGACGCGACGGAGCTCCGCCTTGGACCGCCGGGAGTCGACGGAAATAAGCAAGAACCTCAATCTCTCAGAATCATTAACAATAAACGACCCTTATTGCCGGAATCCAACCAAAGCTCCTCCGCTTCAAATATCTCCGTTTCTGATGACAATCTCGAAACCCCACCTCCTTCCAA AGCTCAGATTGTGGGGTGGCCGCCGGTTCAATCGTTTAGAAGAAACAGCCTTCAAGGGAAGAaaacggcggcggcggcgacggcGGCGGGAGAGAGTACTGGCAATTACGTGAAAGTGAGCATGGATGGAGCTCCTTACTTGAGAAAAATTGATCTTAGTTTATATAAAGGGTACCCCGAACTTCTTCAAACTCTCGAAGACATGTTCAAGTTCACTGTCG gTGAATACTCGGAGAGAGAAGGGTACAAAGGATCAGAATACGTTCCAACGTACGAGGATAAAGATGGCGATTGGATGCTAGTCGGAGATGTTCCATGGGAGATGTTTATGTCGTCGTGCAAGAGGCTGAGAATCATGAAAGGATCGGAAGCGAAGGGGTTAGGGTGTGTTGCATGA
- the LOC111801113 gene encoding alpha-mannosidase I MNS4 isoform X1, translated as MEAPSTRLPIFFIFLLLSVSSPIFIQKSLADGVTPDEAKQLRDEVREMFYHAFNGYMKHAFPLDELRPLSCEGEDSLGGYALTLIDSLDTLALLGDREQFAASVEWIGKNLRFDINKTVSIFETTIRVLGGLLSAHLIASDHTTGMKVASYENQLLDLAEDLARRLLPAFDTPTGIPFGSVNLLYGVDEHESKITSTAGGGTLTLEFGVLSRLTDDPIFEQVTKNAVRGLWARRSKLNLVGAHINVFTGEWTQKDAGIGTSIDSFYEYLLKAYLLFGDEEYLFIFQEAYGAAMHYLFNDPWYVEVNMDSAALVWPLFNSLQAFWPGLQVLAGDIDPAIRTHTAFFSVWKRYGFTPEGFNLATLSVQQGQKSYPLRPELIESTYWLYKATRNPRYLDAGRDMVASLQYGARCPCGYCHISDVEFHKQEDHMESFFLAETVKYLWLLFDLAAGPDNLVENGPYKYVFSTEGHLLPATPQISLVREHCSYLGAFCKSRVESESDAINNATSVEEAKHSFSEGTTSTETPPSSDFDELTSTTGLIRGFCPGLTHGQKFGMIYIGSTSTDDESVTETEAAQRHSTVVVTDHNSGHSTSDEKNVDNSQEHREEDVMNDPHSI; from the exons ATGGAAGCTCCTTCAACTCGGCTCCCTATCTTCTTTATCTTTCTCTTACTCTCAGTTTCATCtcccattttcattcaaaaatcTCTAGCTGATGGCGTCACTCCCGACGAAGCCAAACAGCTCAGAGATGAG GTACGTGAAATGTTTTATCATGCTTTCAATGGATACATGAAGCATGCTTTTCCTCTCGACGAATTAAGACCTCTGTCGTGTGAAGGAGAAGATTCACTTGGTGGTTATGCTTTGACTTTG ATTGATTCATTGGATACACTGGCCCTGCTTGGTGATCGGGAACAATTTGCTGCATCTGTTGAATGGATTGGTAAAAATCTTCGGTTCGATATA AATAAAACAGTATCTATCTTTGAGACGACAATTCGAGTTCTTGGAGGTTTACTTTCAGCTCATCTTATTGCAAGTGACCACACTACG GGTATGAAAGTTGCATCCTATGAGAATCAACTGCTTGACTTAGCAGAGGATCTGGCTCGAAGATTACTGCCTGCATTTGACACTCCTACAG GAATTCCATTTGGATCAGTTAACCTATTGTATGGAGTTGATGAACATGAAAGCAAG ATAACGTCAACAGCCGGTGGTGGGACCTTAACTTTGGAATTTGGTGTTCTTAGCCGTTTGACGGATGATCCAA TTTTTGAACAAGTAACAAAGAACGCAGTACGTGGACTGTGGGCACGCCGTTCAAAGCTTAATTTAGTTGGTGCACATATTAATGTTTTTACAGGTGAATGGACACAGAAG GATGCAGGTATTGGTACGAGCATTGATTCCTTCTATGAGTATTTACTGAAG GCTTACCTTTTGTTTGGAGACGAAGAGTACCTATTCATATTTCAAGAAGCATATGGGGCTGCTATGCATTATCTATTTAATGACCCTTG GTATGTTGAGGTAAATATGGATTCCGCTGCACTCGTCTGGCCATTATTCAACAGTTTGCAGGCATTCTGGCCAGGGCTTCAG GTTTTGGCAGGGGACATCGACCCTGCAATTCGAACACATACTGCATTCTTTAGTGTCTGGAAGAGATATGGATTTACACCTGAGGGTTTCAATCTTGCTACACTCAGTGTCCAg CAAGGGCAGAAAAGTTATCCACTTCGTCCAGAGTTAATAGAGAGCACTTATTGGCTCTACAAAGCCACGAGGAATCCCAG ATATCTTGATGCCGGACGGGACATGGTCGCCAGTTTGCAATATGGAGCCCGATGCCCATGTGGATATTGTCATATATCAGATGTTGAGTTTCACAAGCAAGAAGATCACATGGAAAGCTTCTTCCTTGCCGAAACG GTTAAATACTTGTGGCTTCTTTTTGACTTGGCTGCGGGCCCTGACAACCTTGTGGAAAATGGTCCATACAA GTATGTTTTTAGCACAGAGGGCCACTTGTTGCCTGCAACCCCTCAAATATCCCTAGTTAGGGAACATTGTTCATATCTTGGGGCTTTCTGTAAAAGTAGAGTGGAATCAGAATCTGATGCGATAAATAATGCAACCAGTGTTGAAGAAGCTAAACATTCATTCTCTGAGGGAACGACTTCAACAGAAACCCCACCAAGCTCTGATTTTGATGAGTTGACATCAACAACTGGGTTGATCAGG GGGTTCTGTCCAGGACTGACTCATGGGCAGAAGTTTGGTATGATATATATTGGGTCAACATCCACAGACGATGAGTCTGTTACTGAAACGGAAGCTGCCCAACGACATTCGACGGTGGTCGTAACCGATCATAATTCTGGTCATTCCACATCTGATGAAAAAAACGTTGATAATTCTCAGGAGCACAGGGAGGAGGATGTGATGAATGATCCTCATTCCATTTAA